ccccatccataaacaaattaaacaaccatggagacatcacacacccctgccgcaaacctacattcactgagaaccaatcactttcctctcttcctacacgtacacatgccttacatcctcgataaaaacttttcactgcttctaacaactttcctcccacaccatatgttcttaataccttcaacagagcatctctatcaactctatcatatgccttctgcagatccataaatgctacatacaaatccatttgcttttctaagtatttctcacatacattcttcaaagcaaacacctgatccacacatcctctaccacttctgaaaccacactgctcttccccaatctgatgctctgtacatgccttcaccctctcaatcaataccctcccatataatttaccaggaatactcaacaaacttatacctctgtaatttgagcactcactcttatcccctttgcctttgtacaatggcactatgcacgcattccgccaatcctcaggcacctcaccatgagtcatacatacattaaataaccttaccaaccagtcaataatacagtcacccccttttttaataaattccactgcaataccatccaaacctgctgccttgccggctttcatcttctgcaaagctttcactacctcttctctgtttaccaaatcattttccctaaccctctcactttgcacaccacctcgaccaaaacaccctatatctgccactctatcatcaaacacattcaacaaaccttcaaaatactcactccatctccttctcacatcaccactacttgttatcacctccccatttgcgcccttcactgaagttcccatttgctcccttttcttacgcactttatttacctccttccagaacatctttttattctccctaaaatttaatgatactctctcaccccaactctcatttgccctttttttcacctcttgcacctttctcttgacctcctgtctctttcttttatacatctcccactcaatttcatttttccctgcaaaaatcatccaaatgcctctctcttctctttcactaatactcttacttcttcatcccacctctcactaccctttctaatcaacccacctcccactcttctcataccacaagcatcttttgcgcaatccatcactgatttagTGTAAGATTTAGTGGCCTTTTTTCATTATCTAGAACGTTATTTTTGGAACACTATCTTTGTTACAACAGGTTCAATCGCCATCAAATCATCAAAATCTTTAGGATCTTGATCACCAAACTTCTGCCACTCATAAGATTTGAAGTCTACAGTTGATTGAATATTGGCTGTAGTAATAACTTTCTATTgaattttatataattttatttgtATCATTACTTCCCTTGGTGTTGTTGAACTGAAAGGCAGAATCAAAATATGGGATGTGATTAAACATATTTGTATGAAATATGCCTATTGCAAAACACTTGTCTGTTTAATGTGACAACAAAGCTATAGTTCTGATAGTTTTAATTTTAATTGAAATTtcattcatattattatcattaatataatttaGTGAATCCAATGTTGAAAGGTTTTAATCATAGGAGGTCTAGGGTAGAAAGTCTGCTCCAAGGCATTAGGTGTCCTTGCCTTTTTTCAAGTCTGCTGGGTTAAGGTCCATGACTAAACTTCTGCAAATGGCATTCCCACAAGAAACACAGCCAGTGTGCATTTGATCTGACCTATGGAAGTGGACAATGTAGTTTGTgatgagagatagacagatatagatactGCTGGAGATCACTCTGAAGTTCCTCTGTAAATTGATTAATATCACCCTCACATTGTTATGTATTGCCTTTCAAGTATGTGCCATTAGATTGATATAAGTAAAAAGTATTTTTTGtaagatattttttcataagtgatGCGACTGGTGGATGAGGAATCAAAAAAGAGATATGAAAGTATGAAATGTTCATttatgctgttattattattgatactgCAAATATGTAAGAATTGTGGAGGTTAAAAATTTGTGATTTTATCAGGGTGAAAAAGAAACACAAGAAACAGTCATTTACCTAGAGAATAACTGAAGTATAGAGATTAATCACTGAACAGTCTCAAGAAGAGTTTACAGAAAGGACTACAGTACAGCTATGCTTGATGCTTTTTACTTACTCTCTTCTGTGAGGTCTGTTGCTCCTGACTGAGGGGCTCCTTCccgcacacacaccaccctcgaaccttcaccagtgttggtgaacACATTGCCATGAGCATTCTTAAAGAAGACTCGTGGGGTCCATATCGACAAAACAGTGTTTGGGGACAGCAGATTAAGGCTACTATCCTTCTTCAGGTTGAGATATCTGAGACGGCTGTCCTTCCAGGCCAGCAGGAGCTGGAGTCTGGTGACAAAGGTGAGGTCATTCGTGAGTATGGAAGGAAAGGCAACAAGGTTGACAGAGAAGCGGATAGGAAGTggttgtgtatatgtgggtgagggtggtgggagggtgggccGGTATCCAGGGGGAATCACCACAAGTTTGCATTGTGCTTCATCACTTTGGTCGGGACAGTCCTCTCGCATGTCACACCGTCGCTGAAGGTCAATGCAGGTACCATCAGCACAGGTGAACTGCTTCTGGTTGCACACTGATAGGGTCATGTTAACTATCTCACCATTACGCAGGCCACACACGTCATATCCCAGTGTCCAGGGCTTGGTACCAAAGGGATACTCATCTGTAGTGATGGGCATCCAACGTGCCACTGCCCCAGACACCTGCCGATAGGAAGTTGCATGATAACTACTTAAGAAATGTCATAAAACTGATGGAGCATATCATGTGATTTAACAATAATAGGATCAGGGAGCAAAAAAGCTTTCTTATTCAGGCTAGTGATTGCATTTCACATTATGAGGGTAATTGTATTAGATTATAGCCTAATCTTTGTTTTTCATAGATGACTTATGCCTTATAATGAATTATGAGATGTTAATGTTCTGGAATAGTGATTATTAACCAGTTCATGTATGTAATCCATTACATAATGTAACCAGTTTTAGCATACCTGCAAAAGTATCTCCTTTGTAAGCAAAGATACCTTCATAAACATGGCATATCTAATATGTATTCTTAATATAGTTGAACATATCCTTACCAGAGAAGTTTTATGCCTCAAAAGGACTGATCAGTGACCAGCatacatgcattacaaagttTTCATGAATATTTAAATGAGTTTATAATCAAAGTCTTCTAGTGACCCATCAAAATTTGTCTACTGATTACAGTTAGTGAAATAAGAATGGAAGAAGAGACAAAAATTAGAAAGGAAAATTTGAAATCCAACCAAGTTGTATCAGTATTCTTAAGTAAGCCTTCGGTTATTAGCAGCTTACCTTAAGGGAAGCAATAACCCAGGCTTCAGCCTTGGCATCCCATGTAATATCAGAATGAAAGAAGCCAGAAAGGGCAGGTCTGCCTCCGCTCTGGCCATCTAGAACATACTGGCGGTTGAATGGGGAAGAGTCACACACTCCACGGCCTCTCAGGTACATTGTGGACCGCTCAGAGAACTCACATGGTGTGCAGAAAGAGTGGGAGTCAAGGCAGGCAATATCTGACCATCGTCCAGGGAAATCATCGTACAACATCACGAGGCAGTTCTCCACAGTGCCACCATTAGGTCCTGCCCCTCGCCACGGTCCCTCCCATCTGATTGGTTCTCCAGAAAAGTACACCCACTGGCGCTCCTGTGGCACATAGTAAGAAACATTAACTATTGATGAAAAGAAGAGGAAGCTGTTGTGCTTAATGATCTGTCACCAAATAGAAATCCTGATGAGGTCATCAGTTTGCAACAATTTGTATACCACTTGAAAAAAATAAGTTTCCATTTGAGTATGCAGATTTATGTAAAGTATGAGTATGCAGATTTATGCAAATGCATACACTGAACTCCAATTACTTTGTTTTTAATTAGGGGAACTCATAGGTAAGTATCATATAATGTTCTTATGCAAACAAGAATGTgtccagagacagacagatatagagatGACAACATATCGTGCTTATAGAAGGCAAGTGAGTTAAGATTGAAACCAATAGTCTGTTAAACTAGTTCTAAGGAAATAACTTACTGCACATTTTGAACATACCTTCAACAAGGAATACTGTAATGTGCTGTGTGCTACTAGGACCTACAAAGAAAACAGTAGTGCATTTGATATCTATGTACAGGTTTATGCTGCAGAATGCAGTGATATATTAGTGTTTGATGGTCATCCACTCTACATCTTAAACCTGAAATACAGTTGAATGACTATGAATTACATATCTGAGTAATAGAATGACTTAAGATTGAGAACTTGAGATAAAAACAGGATTTACCTCCTTTTGTAGcaatgatattttgaaacaaGCAGCTGCGCAAAACACAGGTTGGTTAGAGGAAGGAGCAGAAACTTATGTAGGACCAATGTCAGTAGAGGACATATCATTTAGCTTTGGTTTCTCTCTTCACTGGACATTTGTATATGGGTAGGAGAGATAACAAGAAACTGATGATTCATAATGAAGTTGTCTGTTTTAACGTTTTTAGATATAGTGGTAGAAACAGAATAGCAAAATGTAAGGcacatacccacccacctctccctcctgacaAACTGCTGGTAGGAAATAGTTGAAATAGAAAGTACTGTGcattgtagatagatagatactactTTAGgaattttgtaggaaagtgtggaCTGGAAGAAATTCCCTATCAGTTTGACAACATCTGCTCTGTACCTAGATTCTGAAAAAGAAAGACATAATTAGTAGTAAACTGACTTTATACAGATAACAGTTGTCAATTAGATATTTGTCTAGCCATGATTTGAAAGTACTTATAGTTTGCAAATATTACTTCAGGACGTGATTTATTCCAGTGCTCCACCATCTCAGTATATGAAGAAATATTTGCCCACATTGTTTTTAGGTCTTCATCCTTTTATTTTTAAGGACTAAGTTTTCAGGATCTTCAGTATGCATGTTGCACCATGAGTCTTTAATGTTGGTGAGTAGGGTGAGGTCCAGAAGATAGACATGAAAGAATAACTTTTACATATATGGGAAAtttagtttcagatggatgtaccTCTGGTTAGGTGGAATTtaagactggtttgggaaggcATTTTGCCCTTTTTTATAGTGATTACCTGTTTGTCCTGTATGGGGAAGGAATTTTATACTTATTGGGTCCCATCCCTTGAACACTTTGTATGATCATGCTACCTCTTGAATTTATGCATACTGTcagcattaaccatatcctcagtcagtttgttccagtcatccacctATCTTATACTAAaagagtatttctttacatccttatttacaagtttctgatttgatttcatgttatgtcttctggtttcTTTGTCTCTTCATCTCTCAAAGTACTGCCCACTTCATAgacctcttttaaaaacttaaaggttgtgatcaggtcaccgtttacttttctctcttccaaggtgggtaaatttaaagcctccagcttGTTCCTGTagcttatatctatctatctatatctctgatgcccattctttCTAGAATTcacatcaaggggtggccaatggcaaaagagtctccatttatccctgtctttacatgcctcccttgcatacaccattccacacattcttccaccatttgtctccctccagtattccaaCCCCCCTATTTGCccaagtcacaggtggtcttcctcttgcaCCAACCCTTTTAAGTGTTACAACTCTCATACACTTTCCTAGTAAACTCCCAGCCTTGCATTCTTCcaaatgcccaaaccatctcaaagtattatgtttcacccattttacctctccacagttcattcccattgcattccctgccatgccacatctctcatacaccctttcatttctttcttcattccatctagtcataccacatactcttctcaaatagctcacttccatagcctggattcttgacctctgtgactcattccatatctGTTTTTGGCTGCATggatcagggttgggaggactatgctgtccctgtAGCTTAGTTCTTTTAATTCTGGAACTATTTTTGTTGTCCTTCTATGGACTTTCTCTCTGAGTTCTTTGTGCTTATTTACTTGCGGTgcccaaacctgagaagcatatgctagttttggccttgtgtatgatatgaacagcttgctcagTATTATTTTAGCCACATACTTGAAAGATTGTTGAGTCACTGCAATGTGTTTATGTTCAACCAGTGCTTTGTTGAGTTACTGCAATGAGTTTATGTTCAATCAGTGCTGTGTTAGGGGAACCTTAAGTGTATGTTGTTGAAGTGTAAAGCCAAGATAAGGTTGTTTATAAAGGGTCTTGGTTGTAAAGAACCAAGTGCTAAGCACTTTTAGGTGAGattgtattggaagtatttttgttgttgtggttgtattgGTGTAGGTGGATGACtaagcaggtgaggtgtagtttagGGCAGAACAGATGAACTGTGTGTTGAGGATACTAAAGTTTCTGAAGGTATATGTCTTCATAGACTCTGCCTGCAAGTATGTAGTGACACCATGAGTGGTTAGTCCTCCTTCAGTGAAAGTGTATCATTGTGAGTGGATAGAAAGGAGTACGGTCTCATTGAAGACCTTCCCAACCCAGAGGAGCCCATCTTACTGTGTTTCCACAAGCAtggctttgaagctgcaggagcttcatGAAAGGGGTTCTGAGGTTACATAACTGTCAATATttatgagaaaaagaagaatggaGATGGAAAATGGGGAGAGGTTAGAAGTAATCAGTGAAAATGTGAGAAGAATCATTTCAAGGACCTCACCTGTTGAGAGTCATGGGCACCCAGCCACATGTAGGAGGAGCCATGTCCCCCAGAGCAGTAGAAGGCCCGTCCCACTGAGGTTTGATAGAGCCATGTGTTCTCCTGTGTTGTTGTGGGTACACCCACCTGTccacccaccacctgctgacAAGTAAGGCTTAGTCcttatatcattactattttaTTTACAAAAGAAGTGCAGGTAGTAATGGACATTATGAACCTTGGAATCCGTCATTTTTCTTATTATGTATATCATGCTCATATCTAACTTTTGGTAATATGAAATCTATTATTTTGTTTTAGTGTGTAAAAGCTTACTTGGAATACTAATGATTAAGAGGAACTTTGCTTTATTCATCTGAATCTTATCAAGGAGCTTAAACTAACAGTCTGTTTCCTCAGTAAACCCATGGTGATCTGATTCTTCACATCAAACCTAACAAGCTTCCCTGAATTATTGTAGATTCTTGATGTAGTATTTTCTTAATTAGAAAAAATTACTAATCTAAATATTGTTAAGTGGAGAATGTCAAAAGAGATTAGTAAGACTAGAATGGATCAGACCTAGAGATGGTAGTCCTATAGCTAATGTAATTTATTTCAAGACAACTTTGTGATAAGCACAAATTTACAGTTATTTTTGCATCAGTCTACTCTATATataaaatggcaaatatgtatcatatacatttatatttttttctccttacatatttgccattacccgcattagcaaggtagtgttcaagaacagatgattaaGCCTTACCGAAAAATTCCTCGCTTGttctccttttctgttccttctttcggaaaagtaaaacccgaggggaggatttccagccccccagttgcaccccttttagtcaccatctTCAAAATGCAGGGAATATCTGGGAAATatcctttcttccctatcctcagggatatatgtatattttatttttatatttattttgctttgtcgctgtctcccacgtttgcgaggtagcgcaaggaaacagacgaaagaaatggcccaacccacccccatacacaatgtatactcacacacgtccacacacggaaatatacatacctatacatctcaatgtacacatatatatatacatacacagacacatacatatatacccatgcacacaattcacactgtctgcccccattcactcccatcgtcacctcgccacacatggaataccatccccctcccccctcatgtgtgcgaggtagcactaggaaaagacaacaaaggccccattcgttcacactcagtctctagctgccacgcaaaccacagctccctttccacatccaggccccacacaactttccatggtttaccccagacgcttcacatgccctgattcaatccactgacagcacgtcaaccccggtataccacatcgatccaattcactctattccttgccctcctttcaccttcctgcatgttcaggccccgatcacccaaaatctttttcactccatctttccacctccaatttggtctcccacttctcctcgttccctccacctccgacacatgtatcctcttgctaacgcgggagacagcgagaaagcaaaataaattaagatatatacatattcattcattcattcatacttgctgccttcatccattcttgtcgccaccccgccacttatgaaataccatcccccctctCGCGTGCATGAGGtagagctagaaaaaaaaaaggccacatacttTCTAGccattatgtgtaatgcacacgAACCatggcttcctttccacatccaggccccacaaagcttttcatggtttaccccagacgcttcacatgccctggttgaatctgTTGACAACACGTCAagcctggcataccacatcgttccaattcactctattccttgcacgcctttcaccctcctgtatgttcaggccccgatcactcaaaatgtttttcactccatccttccatctgcaatttggtctcccgcttctcctcgttccctccacctctgacacatatatcctctttgtcaattctttctcactcattctctccatgtgaccaaatcatttcaacacaccctcttcggctctctcaacaatcctcttttttattaccacacatctctcttaccctttcattactttctcgatcaaactactTTTATCCAATCttgtcgccaccgcgccacaaatgaaataccatctctctctctctctctctctctctctctctctctctctctctctctctctctctctctctctctctctctctctcctcgtgcgtgcgaggtagcgctatgaaaagacacattcacgctcctctgcacaacaccctatgtgtagcccatgccttgcatccatataacacttggaacctctgttccttcaaacatacccatttttgctccgagataacgttttcgccttccacacattcttcaatgctatcaggacctttgccccctcccccaccctgtggctcgcttccgcttccatggttccatccgctgcgaaatccactcccagatatctaaaacacttcttcctccagtttttctccattcaatcttataatgaaccagggtatgtgaagcgtctggggtaatccatggaaagttatgtggggcctggatgtggaaagggagctgtggtttcggtgcattatacatgacagctagaggctgagtgtgaacgaatgtggcctttgttgtcttttcctagtgctacctcgcgcacatgcggagggagggggttgtcatttcgtgtgtggcggggtggcgacaggaatgaataagggcagacagtatgaattatgtacatgtgtatatatgtatatgtctgtgtgtatatgtatatgttatacgttgagatgtataggtatgtatatgtgcgtgtatggacgtgtatgtatatgcatgtgtatgtgggttgggccattccttcgtctgcttctttgcgctaccttgctaacgcgggagatagcgacaaagcataataaaaaaatgaaaaagaatatgtgtatgtatatgtgtgtgtgtgtgtgtgtgtgtgtgtgtgttactagacTCTGCTAGGTCAAGATTACGCTGAGAGAAGTCACCTTGGGCAAAGTTTTTCATGGAATTACggttttgtcaaagaacttcacactctaaaggagtctaaagtttcctgccactggaagtagcacagctctGCACTGCAGGATCCTTTAAAAAAACGTCTTGAGGAACATCGGGtatctttcatagaaaatggtcctggggtagtTATGAATAtattcacctcaccttacctttgTGTCTCGGAAGTcttttctatccttatgaggctcctgcagtactTAGGAAGCATGCCATGCTCACCTCTGGTAATAAAGTTTTTGTGATGttgcatgtgtgtttatgtgcagtgagtgaattttttttttttttctttatgtgtaCTCTTAATGGTAGTTTCATTGTAAAGGTTATAAAGGGCCTAAGGTTGTGTTGAAATTGTGCTGGAGGGGTGGGTGATGCCCAGAGTGTAATTGGGATGATGAGACTATtgtttgtgtggggagtgtggtttttaCTGGTTGTATATCTGGTGTGTTAGAGTTTGACTGAGTTGTTGAATGCTTGTTGGGTTACTTCACTGTGTATgcattttgtcagtgttatatatgTTGGGATGGGAGCTTTCTgtaagtagaggttactgaagtacgAGGCAACGTGGCAGGACAAGGATTGTATCTAGAGGAGGTGTAGGCAATACAGTTTCTACCTGCAGGAGGTGCCAGCAAGACAATGGTCGTACCTGGCAGAGATGAATGGCCTGGGTGAGGGTGTATCGGTCAGGGAAGAAGGTGATCCTCCTGGTGGAGGCATCACAGACGATGTCGCGTGAGCGGCTGACCCATGAGACGCCCCCAAGAGTCTGCCAAGACTGGCGTGACCAACTGAGGGCATCACCTTCTGTGTATACCTCACACAGTGCCACCTGCagtcagtttggtaaagtttagAGGTAGAACTGCCTTGTAGATTACCGAGGCTATCTGAGTTTATAGCTGTACAGAGAATACCATATTTGTTAGAAATAGATGCAAAAATGAAAGATTTTCCTTTTACGGAAGAACAGACATGGCTCCTTGGCACCATGCCGAGAAACCCAGTTTTTTCTGAAATACAGCACCAGTAATATATCACTTAAGGATCGGAGGTTAGGACTGTTGAATCAGTAACAAGCAAATGTTCTCATTGGATGGGGAGTGTTCATGAATGTTATATCCTttggctgaaaaaaaagaaatacagtgaTAGAACTGGTGTGGAAGTGGGAAAATTGATTGTATGTAATCACACCTCTTTGACTTACCGAACCAGATGTAAGAATCCACCGACTCACAAAGTATATGGAGAATGTACACAATAATGTTAGTATTtgaattttccctttcattttgaTGTGGGAATGATATGTAAACATGTTTATAGCCAGTTGAATAAGGTATTGACTAGTTTTggggttggtgaggttgtttataatgaaagaatggaTGGAAAATCAAGATTATTAGCATAGCAGACAGCAAAGTTAACCGAGAATCACGACTTAAAAAGTGATAGAACTCATTACTAGAGTTAGAATTGAAAGTATGACCAGAGAAACAGGAGTACTtttaagttgaaggctccagtcacggacaaaagttcacattaaggccgggtcttaattgaaatagagaataatgaagggaacaagaaaagacaagggaaagtatttttgaattctggaggaagtgaaaaaccggTCTCttaaaatgagccaggtcatagttattgggaaagacatgagaagttaaagagttccaaagcttctacgTGTAGAGAAAAAGGCAGTTATTGAAACGGCCCCCCACCCCCTTGAGTTACTGATGGCCACGCGGTAATTATACGATCCagtagtttgccgagtattgcgtggtctacctcgtggtgggagcacacacgcagccagctctcggaagcaaaaaccaaagtaatacttatagaagagggaaagtgaaccatcactgCAGGGTAGCGCAAGAGCACCAAGTGTAGAAGTTACCCTGGGACAGtttgtaagtcggaccgcttttgacTGAACTCTGTCAAGAATGGATGCAGAggtagaaccaccctagatgtgagagcagtactccacacaaggatgaatcaatgcCTTGTATAAAAAGAGTaactattcagaagaaaagaagtttcgatgTCAAAACAGGACCCAGTTTTTTctaggcagacttagttatttctgTAATATGGgggcttccaagaaagagtgaatgatactgtaataccaagtatgttcctttagtcaagaggtggaattacagaatcgtcaaaggagagacgtgAGTTATGAGGAGTtaatgatagagagatgggtagaaagtggGTTCAGGAGCCAtaaaacttaactagattttgtctgCCCCGCTGAGATAGCCTCTCcacgtctgagtttattgaggaagctgtgtcaaggcgag
This sequence is a window from Panulirus ornatus isolate Po-2019 chromosome 11, ASM3632096v1, whole genome shotgun sequence. Protein-coding genes within it:
- the LOC139751282 gene encoding uncharacterized protein isoform X3 gives rise to the protein MNTGEGRREALASTSRRSSALLMVVVVMVLLQLQVGVTAQPPGPSSSRVLVMQERGQPSAKTYARLLTPFPTVASPFTVCYRIQMYRFREESTLISYALDNTRDNELRMDHRVTGYKVALHSQWAESQLVTPIRYWTHFCLTVDLASGNWSVFLNGKKHDSGSFPPDLEPLDGGGVLVVGQEQDTLGGSFHQEQSFSGEFTELNIWRTVLDDDTIKQVALCEVYTEGDALSWSRQSWQTLGGVSWVSRSRDIVCDASTRRITFFPDRYTLTQAIHLCQVVGGQVGVPTTTQENTWLYQTSVGRAFYCSGGHGSSYMWLGAHDSQQERQWVYFSGEPIRWEGPWRGAGPNGGTVENCLVMLYDDFPGRWSDIACLDSHSFCTPCEFSERSTMYLRGRGVCDSSPFNRQYVLDGQSGGRPALSGFFHSDITWDAKAEAWVIASLKVSGAVARWMPITTDEYPFGTKPWTLGYDVCGLRNGEIVNMTLSVCNQKQFTCADGTCIDLQRRCDMREDCPDQSDEAQCKLVVIPPGYRPTLPPPSPTYTQPLPIRFSVNLVAFPSILTNDLTFVTRLQLLLAWKDSRLRYLNLKKDSSLNLLSPNTVLSIWTPRVFFKNAHGNVFTNTGEGSRVVCVREGAPQSGATDLTEETSIFTGSENTLQMSQVYSIMYNCDFHLGMFPFDVQVCMLNFTLVSASARYIKLQPGRAVYSGSHLIEYTVDGVSLKTGQEDQLSTMTVQVQTTSRPVSHKHGLVGPDPQTLDDYPRVRQHDYPGIRRPAYWPTHLLLLMAGRISVPLTFAIFNLVYWGSAMGETEDNPT